CCTGGAGTTTATGGGAACGccaatttcttgaaagagATTGAAGATGCTCAAAATATCCGTATGAAACTAATGAAAACCATAGAACAAGCAAGCTCATTTCCCGTAAACGATCCAGAAAGGAGACGTTTATTAAcatttgttgttgttggtgGCGGGCCCACGGGTGTGGAATTTGCCGCAGAACTGCAAGACTATATCAACCAAGATTTAAGGAAATGGATGCCCGATTTGAGTAAAGAAATGAAAGTTATTTTGATTGAAGCTTTGCCTAATATTTTGAACATGTTCGATAAGACTTTGATCAAGTATGCAGAGGACCTTTTTGCTAGAGACGAGATTGACTTGCAGGTAAATACTGCCGTGAAAGCCGTCGAACCAACCTACATCCGCACTTTGCAAAACGGCCAAAAAGCCACCGATATCCACTACGGAATGCTTGTTTGGGCAACCGGGAACGAACCGATagagttttcaaaaacactGTTGGATAGGATACCAGAACAATCTAATAGGCGCGGTCTGCTAATCAACGATAAGCTGGAGCTACTAGGAGCCGAGGATTCTATTTATGCCATTGGTGACTGTACTGCACATACAGGTTTTTTCCCTACTGCACAAGTTGCTCATCAGGAAGGTGAATACTTAGCCAAGATCTTGGATAAAAAATTACAAATAGAACAGTTAGAATGGGACATGCTGAAAAGTACTGATGATGCTAAAGTATCACGCCTGCAAAAGGAAATCAACTTGAGAAAATCCAAGCTAGATAAATTCAACTACAAGCATATGGGAGCCCTTGCGTATATCGGGTCCGAAACCGCAATTGCAGACCTACATATGGGCGATTCATCATACCAACTGAAAGGTATGTT
The Saccharomyces mikatae IFO 1815 strain IFO1815 genome assembly, chromosome: 4 genome window above contains:
- the NDE2 gene encoding NADH-ubiquinone reductase (H(+)-translocating) NDE2 (similar to Saccharomyces cerevisiae NDE2 (YDL085W) and NDE1 (YMR145C); ancestral locus Anc_2.382), translating into MLPRLGFARTNRSMQRFKMTQVSKPFFHSSEVGKPRPLQRSSKSYTAVFKKWFVRGLKLTFYTTLAGTLYVSYGLYKESNPPKQIPQSATFANGLKKKELVILGTGWGAISLLKKLDTSLYNVTVVSPRSFFLFTPLLPSTPVGTIEMKSIVEPVRSIARRTPGEVHYIEAEALDVDPQAKKVVVQSVSEDEYFVSTLNYDYLVIGVGAKTTTFNIPGVYGNANFLKEIEDAQNIRMKLMKTIEQASSFPVNDPERRRLLTFVVVGGGPTGVEFAAELQDYINQDLRKWMPDLSKEMKVILIEALPNILNMFDKTLIKYAEDLFARDEIDLQVNTAVKAVEPTYIRTLQNGQKATDIHYGMLVWATGNEPIEFSKTLLDRIPEQSNRRGLLINDKLELLGAEDSIYAIGDCTAHTGFFPTAQVAHQEGEYLAKILDKKLQIEQLEWDMLKSTDDAKVSRLQKEINLRKSKLDKFNYKHMGALAYIGSETAIADLHMGDSSYQLKGMFAFLFWKSAYLAMCLSIRNRILIAMDWTKVYFLGRDSSV